TTCGAGCGACGCGCCGCCCGTCGAGGAGAAACCGTACAAGATCATCTTCGAGGCGAACCGCTGTTTCGGGGCGGGCAAGTGCGCCGAGGTCGCCGACAACTGGGAGATGGACGTCCAGACGGGCCTCGCGCGAGCGAAGACGTACTTCGTCGGCGAGGACGACCTCGAAGAGAACGTCCGCGCCGCGGAGGCCTGCCCGGCGAAGAAAGGCGACGGCTGCATCCACGTCGTCGACCGCCGCGCCGACGAGGAGGTCGCGCCCGACCCTCACGGCGACGGGACGCTGAGCGTCGACTGGTGACCGGCGGACACCGAAATGCACATCCCACACCGGCATCTACTCCCGACCGCGTTCTGCGCGAGGGTAGCCAAGCAGGCCAACGGCGGTGGGCTTAAGACCCGCTCCCGCAGGGGTCCGAGGGTTCAAATCCCTTCCCTCGCACTCGGCGCTCACTCTTTCGTGAGCGCCGAGTGCGGACGTGGGATTTGAACTAGACCGAGGTTCTGCGAGCGAAGCGGGCAGGTTCTCGGGCGTGGTTCAAATCCCTTCCCTCGCATGCCGACTCGAACGACGGTGAAAGAGTGAGCCGTGCCGAATACAGAGCGCATATCGGTCACTTCCAGAAGTCACAGATACGAATTAGTTGTGCTCAATTTCGACAATATTATGCAAAAGTGGAGTCTACCGCATGATATGACGCCCCTCCAAGTGTTCGGAATCGACACACTCGGTAGTTCAGTGCTGGCGCTCATAGTCCCGTTCGTAATCGTCCTCTTTGGGACGTACTTGGGGGTTCTCGGGGCGCTACAGACGTTCTTCGGTGAGTCGTCGTGGCAGGACGTCTCGACCGTTGAGGAAGAGTGAAACGCTCCCCCGCCAACCGCCGATGCAGTGAGGTTGGTCAATTGACTTGAGTAGTTGGTGATAGATGTACGCCCTGTATTCAG
The Salinilacihabitans rarus DNA segment above includes these coding regions:
- a CDS encoding ferredoxin, which produces MSDDEGIQRASDVGSSDAPPVEEKPYKIIFEANRCFGAGKCAEVADNWEMDVQTGLARAKTYFVGEDDLEENVRAAEACPAKKGDGCIHVVDRRADEEVAPDPHGDGTLSVDW